The sequence attttcaaatataacaaaatatcatcgatagatctatttgtaaaaattttgaaattttgttatgtcttgtaaatatttttaacaattttattattacaataattatttcaaatattgaGTCGATAGTGAAAAGTTGaacttcatttaatttttatcCACATATATGCTTTTAgatatatctttaaaaaaaatactatgcTAACATAAggaattatattttttaaattttattaaaagtatgataattaaaatttaacattgaatgataaatgaacttaaaaacaaatttcaaaatacatatactaaagtaatgataaaaaaaatcaaaactgagtaaattaaagaaattaaacattTGGCATATTGCAAAAGCCAAAAGCAGGGTGGTAATTCCAATTACACCCTAaacttttaattataaatattttgtgatCAAACTCATATAAATTTTGGACATTTAAACTTACAATATTAATAGAAATTAGATCCTTAAATCATAAAAATTCAACCATCATATATTATTTGATGGTTCGATTCCTACGATTATTATAAGTTTGATTGTCAAATATTAACATCAAAATTATAAAGGTTTGATGTTTACTACGAAAGTTTAAGTGTCTAATTATCGTTTATCATTTTAGAGATGATTTTTGCAactaatttaacaaaaaaataaataaaagcaaCATTAGTTTTTTTTGGTAAAAAGAAAGGGGAAAAATAACTTTTTGGTCCACAGATTTTGAAACTAATTATTATACAGGTAgagtttcaaaatgttacacGGTTGATCAAGTTTTGAGtttaatttcaatttagtttctaagtatcaaaatattacaatttcattcttaaaatttgaattttgtttcaaatttaGTCTCTAGATTTTACATTTTTAACCTCACTTTTTTATTAAGTAGTCACTTAGAGAAATATCGGTGTTAatgtctattaattaatttaaagtaattagaaagtaaaattttaaaagggaagaaaaatagtgatatttaattaataatagttagtttagttatttttaaagaagaatagtaaaaaatgaaaaaaatgaaaaaactattCAATAGAAACTTGATgagatatttttcaaaaaaaaaaataaaagaataatctaTTCGCTTAATTGAATTTACATTAAATAGTAAATAGTGGAAAAATAAAAGCACTCCATTGGCTCAATAATCTCACGTCTCACCGCACGTTATATTACCACCTCCGTGAAAACAGTTTTAATTTTCACCACTACGCCAAGTAATTTACCCTTCCTCATTAAATTACCCAAAACCCCTCCCTAGGACATCAAATTTACGATTCCCATACCCACCCCCTCCATATATAAACAGATATCGGTTAGGGAGTTCATCACTGCACCCACTAATTCTCTTCAACCTTACACTTACTCTCTATATTCTTACATTCaaatttcttcttccttttcatgATTATATCAATGGACGAAGAAGTGGGATCTAAGAAAAGCAAGACCCAGGGgaatagtagtaataataacGCTACGAGATGGACGATTTTCAAGCGATCGTTGAGGAAAGAATCGAGAAAAATGAAGCTATTGGGGTCCGGATTCAAGTGGAAAAGACTGACCAATTTTCAGATTTCTTTTTTggataattttcttttcaagattGTTTCTATGTTGGAGGGCGTTGTTCTTGGTACTACACTCTGTTTCTTCTTCCTCTGTTTTGGTTGTCACTTTTGAATTTCGATTCCactgtttctttctttctttcttcctttttcttttattgttctATGAACTGTAAGAATTTGGGTTTCGATTGTGATTTTCTTGTTTGGGAATAGCTTGGTGTTATTTAGAAGTTTAAATCTCTGGACGAATGAGCTTGATACGATTTTTGCCTCGTTTTaatgaagaagaggaaaaaaaaaaagtagccGGAAAATCCCGCGATCAATTGGGTTTTCCAGTGAGCGGGTGTTCTTGGCAGATGATGAAAGGATGTTGAGGTATGATCTGGGTAGGGAGAAAAATGGTGTGATTCCAAAAGTTGAAACCGATGTATTTGGTAATTTATGGCAATTGGGGAGGTTGGAATCCGATTCGGTTTCTTTAATTATGTTTTCCAATTTTATAATTAGTTAGaccaattaaattaattttgaaaattaatgcATTCCTTTTCTGCTTGTAAACTTACTTTGGCAACATAAATCCATTCATACTTacaccttaaaaaaaaaatgtattaatTAAAACTTTGAATCTATAGTTTAGGCTAAAAAGCACTTTTTGTTATTGAATTTGTAATAA comes from Cucumis melo cultivar AY chromosome 12, USDA_Cmelo_AY_1.0, whole genome shotgun sequence and encodes:
- the LOC127144488 gene encoding uncharacterized protein LOC127144488, translating into MIISMDEEVGSKKSKTQGNSSNNNATRWTIFKRSLRKESRKMKLLGSGFKWKRLTNFQISFLDNFLFKIVSMLEGVVLGTTLCFFFLCFGCHF